From Thermus albus, one genomic window encodes:
- a CDS encoding thiolase family protein codes for MQEVYIISAVRTPIGRFGGALKDVSPVELGAHAMGAALDRAGVEGKALDLYVFGNVLRAGHGQLLPRQAALKAGIPKEVDGYQVDMVCASGMMAVMNAVQFLRTGEAHLVLAGGMESMSQAGFYLSHRARWGYKFLMGAPEGLQDILLRDGLSDPFSGEAMGEQAERLAQDYGVTREEVDEAAYLSHQRAAEATEKGWFAQEIAPMELPGKKGPVVVEKDEGIRPETTLESLASLRPAFRKDGVLTAGNSSQISDGAAALLLASEEAVKAHGLKPLARVLGGAWAAGEAWRFPEAPIPAVKRLLDRLGMRLEDFGLFENNEAFALNNVLFHRLLKVPYERLNVFGGAVALGHPIGASGARILVTLLNALRARGEERGLAAICHGTGGSTALAVELV; via the coding sequence ATGCAAGAGGTCTACATCATCTCCGCGGTGCGCACCCCCATAGGCCGGTTTGGGGGGGCGCTGAAGGACGTGAGCCCAGTGGAGCTAGGGGCCCATGCCATGGGGGCGGCCCTGGACCGGGCGGGGGTGGAGGGGAAGGCCTTGGACCTCTACGTCTTCGGCAACGTGCTGAGAGCCGGCCATGGGCAGCTCCTTCCCCGGCAGGCGGCCCTTAAGGCCGGTATCCCCAAGGAGGTGGACGGGTACCAGGTGGACATGGTCTGCGCCTCGGGGATGATGGCGGTGATGAACGCGGTCCAGTTCCTGAGGACGGGGGAGGCCCACCTGGTCTTGGCCGGGGGGATGGAGTCCATGAGCCAGGCGGGGTTTTACCTCTCCCATAGGGCGAGGTGGGGGTACAAGTTCCTCATGGGGGCGCCGGAAGGCCTTCAGGATATCCTCCTCAGGGACGGCCTATCGGACCCCTTCAGCGGGGAGGCCATGGGGGAGCAGGCGGAAAGGCTGGCCCAGGACTACGGGGTAACCCGGGAGGAGGTGGACGAGGCCGCCTACCTCTCCCACCAAAGGGCGGCGGAGGCCACGGAGAAGGGGTGGTTTGCCCAGGAGATCGCCCCCATGGAGCTTCCCGGGAAGAAGGGCCCGGTGGTGGTGGAGAAGGATGAGGGCATCCGCCCCGAGACCACCTTGGAGTCTTTGGCCTCCCTGAGGCCCGCCTTCCGCAAGGATGGGGTCCTCACTGCGGGCAACAGTAGCCAGATCTCCGACGGGGCCGCGGCCCTCCTTTTGGCCTCGGAGGAGGCGGTGAAGGCCCATGGCCTAAAGCCCCTGGCCCGGGTCCTGGGGGGAGCCTGGGCGGCGGGGGAGGCCTGGCGCTTCCCCGAGGCGCCCATCCCTGCGGTGAAGCGGCTTCTGGACCGGCTGGGGATGCGCCTAGAGGACTTCGGCCTCTTTGAGAACAACGAGGCCTTTGCTCTCAACAACGTCCTTTTCCATCGGCTTCTTAAGGTACCCTACGAGCGCCTTAACGTCTTCGGGGGGGCGGTGGCCCTGGGGCATCCCATCGGGGCCAGCGGGGCCAGGATTCTGGTCACCCTTCTGAACGCCCTTAGGGCAAGAGGGGAGGAAAGGGGCCTGGCGGCCATCTGCCATGGCACCGGGGGGTCCACGGCCTTGGCGGTGGAGTTGGTCTAG
- a CDS encoding DUF503 domain-containing protein — MKAYLGLYTARLETKARSLKEKRALIKPVLERVKARFPVSAARLYGLDAWGFEVVGLSLLGNDPAWVEETLREAARFLAYQGAFRVALEEFRLEAFDLDGLV; from the coding sequence ATGAAAGCTTACCTGGGCCTCTACACCGCAAGGCTGGAGACCAAAGCCCGTAGCCTCAAGGAAAAGCGCGCCCTTATCAAGCCCGTCCTGGAACGGGTCAAGGCCCGCTTCCCCGTGAGCGCCGCAAGGCTATACGGCCTGGACGCCTGGGGGTTTGAGGTGGTGGGCCTAAGCCTCCTGGGCAACGACCCCGCCTGGGTGGAGGAAACCTTGCGGGAAGCGGCCCGCTTCCTCGCCTACCAGGGGGCCTTCCGGGTGGCCTTGGAGGAGTTTCGCCTCGAGGCCTTTGACCTGGACGGCCTGGTCTAG
- a CDS encoding BamA/OMP85 family outer membrane protein — protein MKRLLALALLGLMALAAPIREVVVEGGDPVLQALARAALPFGVGDEPGDLEEAKKAILATGYFQRVEVELKGDVLKVILTPYPPIAQVRVEGQAFPQEALLRFLEQNFAIGPEATYNPLRAQDAAKALSQAYRQNGFPFAPQVETEAKEQGGKILLTFRVQETPEVKEVRLEGASLLPQAELLKPLEALKGPFDFAKYQEALRALAARYERAGYRFSGPDPQASRLEEGVLTVAVQELKVVRLEGDGLDLTGFPLKEGDYLRYDLLLEGVQALSKKLSRVVNFSLEPEGEGVVVRLQAGPEGGAIERVEITGNTAFPAETLLGLLRLKPGEVYTPALAQEDARRIATYYQEKGYEVADVRYGFQEGVFRLQVLELKIGGYRLEWQGEHRTQEEVILRELPKPGSLFSVPALRQAIARLMATGLLSEPPGVRLAPGEKEDQVLVVLSLKEARTGLFQPALGWSSLEGWSGSVSFKETNLFGLAHQVGVDLAFVQNDAKDNLSFSLSYTIPWLYLEYLDLKEVRTSLSFSLFSTPIGNNKLLDGSTDTKWEYTERRSGGGFSLSRPFSKDLENLRLSLGLSLRRSAYALEVYDPKAPCDPAVSDPGDPKYCDGTNYRDLGQAQSLLPTPGWTLRLDTGLTYTEVDNPRFRTQGYEAGLSTGLGLSFPDTGGRSFFVPLVATGKTYLPLDEEKRQALAFRLSAGTLFGFPPEGERFFLSGGGAEAFLLRGYEDRKYGGLSFATGSVEYRYDFRLSPQGGTNLYGILFTDLGLADNTGGVKWGAGLGFQLDLDLFGALLPSLRLDYAFSPESPTGRLHFRIGPMF, from the coding sequence ATGAAACGGCTTCTTGCCTTGGCCCTCTTGGGCCTGATGGCCCTGGCCGCCCCCATCCGGGAGGTGGTGGTGGAAGGAGGGGACCCCGTTCTCCAGGCCCTAGCCCGGGCCGCCCTGCCCTTTGGCGTGGGGGATGAGCCTGGGGACCTCGAGGAGGCCAAAAAGGCCATCCTGGCCACCGGCTACTTCCAAAGGGTGGAGGTGGAGCTGAAAGGGGACGTCCTCAAGGTGATCCTCACCCCCTACCCCCCCATCGCCCAGGTGAGGGTGGAGGGCCAGGCCTTCCCCCAGGAGGCCCTCCTGCGCTTTCTGGAGCAGAACTTCGCCATCGGCCCGGAGGCCACCTATAACCCGCTTAGGGCCCAAGACGCCGCCAAAGCCCTTTCCCAAGCTTATCGGCAAAATGGCTTCCCCTTCGCCCCCCAGGTGGAGACGGAGGCCAAGGAACAAGGGGGTAAGATCCTCCTCACCTTCCGGGTCCAGGAAACCCCGGAGGTGAAGGAGGTGCGCCTGGAAGGGGCAAGCCTCCTCCCCCAGGCCGAGCTCCTAAAGCCCTTGGAAGCCCTAAAGGGCCCCTTTGACTTCGCCAAGTACCAGGAGGCCCTTAGGGCCCTGGCCGCCCGCTACGAGCGGGCGGGGTATCGCTTTAGCGGCCCCGACCCTCAGGCGAGCCGGCTGGAGGAAGGGGTCCTCACCGTGGCCGTGCAGGAGCTAAAGGTGGTGCGCCTGGAGGGCGATGGCCTGGACCTCACCGGCTTTCCCCTCAAGGAAGGGGATTACCTGCGCTACGACCTCCTCCTGGAAGGGGTGCAGGCCCTTTCCAAAAAACTTTCCCGGGTGGTGAACTTCAGCCTGGAGCCGGAAGGGGAGGGGGTGGTGGTACGGCTCCAGGCGGGGCCCGAGGGCGGGGCCATAGAACGGGTGGAGATCACCGGCAACACCGCCTTCCCCGCGGAAACCCTTCTCGGCCTTCTCCGGCTCAAGCCCGGGGAGGTCTACACCCCCGCCCTGGCCCAGGAGGATGCCAGGCGCATCGCCACCTATTACCAGGAAAAGGGGTATGAGGTGGCCGACGTGCGCTATGGCTTCCAGGAAGGGGTCTTCCGCCTCCAGGTGCTGGAGCTCAAGATCGGGGGCTACCGCCTGGAGTGGCAAGGGGAGCACCGCACCCAGGAGGAGGTGATCCTAAGGGAGCTGCCCAAGCCGGGAAGCCTCTTCAGCGTCCCTGCCCTGCGCCAGGCCATCGCCCGGCTCATGGCCACGGGGCTTCTCTCCGAGCCGCCCGGGGTGCGGCTGGCCCCGGGGGAAAAGGAGGACCAGGTGCTGGTGGTCCTCTCCCTGAAGGAGGCCCGCACCGGGCTCTTCCAGCCCGCCTTGGGCTGGAGCTCCCTGGAGGGCTGGTCGGGAAGCGTTTCCTTCAAGGAGACCAACCTCTTCGGCCTGGCCCACCAGGTGGGGGTGGACCTGGCCTTCGTGCAAAACGACGCCAAGGACAACCTCTCCTTCTCCTTAAGCTACACCATCCCCTGGCTCTACCTGGAGTATTTGGACCTCAAGGAGGTGCGCACCAGCCTCTCCTTTAGCCTCTTCTCCACCCCTATCGGCAACAACAAGCTCTTGGACGGGAGCACAGACACAAAATGGGAGTACACGGAAAGGCGCAGTGGGGGTGGGTTCTCCCTCTCCCGCCCCTTCTCCAAGGACCTGGAGAACCTGCGCCTCTCCTTGGGGCTTTCCTTGAGGCGCTCGGCGTATGCCCTGGAGGTCTATGACCCCAAGGCCCCTTGCGACCCCGCGGTCAGCGACCCCGGCGACCCCAAGTACTGCGACGGCACGAACTACAGGGATCTGGGCCAGGCGCAAAGCCTCCTCCCTACCCCCGGCTGGACCCTGAGGCTGGACACCGGCCTCACCTACACCGAGGTGGACAACCCCCGCTTCCGTACCCAAGGCTACGAGGCGGGCCTCAGCACCGGTTTAGGCCTTTCCTTCCCCGACACGGGGGGGCGGAGCTTCTTCGTGCCCCTGGTGGCCACGGGCAAAACCTACCTGCCCTTGGACGAGGAAAAACGCCAGGCCCTGGCCTTCCGCCTCTCCGCGGGCACCCTGTTTGGCTTCCCCCCAGAGGGGGAACGGTTCTTCCTCTCCGGAGGTGGGGCCGAGGCCTTCCTCCTAAGGGGCTACGAGGACCGCAAATATGGGGGGCTTTCCTTCGCCACGGGGAGCGTGGAGTACCGCTACGACTTCCGCCTCTCCCCCCAGGGGGGGACCAACCTCTACGGCATCCTTTTCACCGACCTGGGCCTTGCCGACAACACCGGCGGGGTGAAGTGGGGGGCAGGCCTAGGCTTCCAGCTGGACCTGGACCTGTTTGGGGCCCTCCTTCCCTCCTTGCGCCTGGACTACGCCTTCAGCCCAGAAAGCCCCACGGGCCGGCTCCACTTCCGCATCGGGCCCATGTTCTAG
- a CDS encoding purine-nucleoside phosphorylase: protein MFAMEVYEKIQEAVASIRSKTDFLPEVGIVLGSGLGPLAEEVAKEAEIPYGEIPHFPLSTAPGHAGRLILGELEGKRVLVYQGRVHYYEGYSAEEVVFPVRVGYFLGAKTFILTSAAGGLNPRFQAGGIMLHLDYLNPSGVNPLRGKNDERLGPRFPVMFDAYDPGLLELARKVARKQDLHLYEGVYAWFLGPSFASRAELRMLRELGADAIGMSTVPEVIALRHLGARVLGLSTITDMAVPEREHHASEEEVLAVAARTGPIFRRFVRGILAEL from the coding sequence ATGTTCGCCATGGAGGTCTACGAGAAGATCCAGGAGGCGGTGGCCTCCATCCGCTCCAAGACCGATTTTCTTCCCGAGGTGGGCATCGTCCTGGGTTCGGGGCTTGGCCCCTTGGCGGAGGAGGTGGCCAAGGAGGCGGAGATCCCCTACGGGGAGATTCCCCATTTTCCCCTTTCCACCGCTCCCGGGCATGCGGGCCGGCTCATCCTGGGGGAGCTAGAGGGCAAGCGGGTTCTGGTCTACCAGGGCCGGGTCCACTACTACGAGGGCTATAGCGCGGAAGAGGTGGTCTTCCCCGTGCGGGTGGGGTATTTCCTGGGGGCCAAGACCTTTATCCTCACCTCCGCGGCTGGGGGTCTAAACCCCAGGTTCCAGGCGGGGGGGATCATGCTCCACCTGGACTACTTGAACCCAAGCGGGGTAAACCCCCTAAGGGGGAAAAACGACGAGCGCTTAGGGCCGCGCTTTCCCGTGATGTTTGACGCCTACGATCCTGGCCTCTTGGAGCTGGCCCGCAAGGTGGCCAGGAAACAGGACCTGCACCTTTATGAAGGGGTCTACGCCTGGTTTTTGGGGCCCAGCTTCGCCAGCCGGGCCGAGCTCAGGATGCTCAGGGAACTTGGGGCCGACGCCATCGGCATGTCCACGGTGCCCGAGGTCATCGCCCTAAGGCACCTGGGGGCCAGGGTCTTGGGCCTTTCCACCATCACCGACATGGCGGTGCCGGAAAGGGAGCACCACGCCAGCGAGGAGGAGGTCCTGGCGGTGGCGGCCAGGACCGGGCCCATCTTCCGCCGCTTTGTGCGGGGCATTCTGGCCGAGCTTTAG
- a CDS encoding YggS family pyridoxal phosphate-dependent enzyme, with product MGLPQVLESIAAACRRAGRDPKGVRLVAVTKGRSPEEIREKVLRYGSFPLGESRVQEALSKMELLVEAEWHLIGPLQRNKARFAPRFALIHSLDSLRLAEALERVGEKVGMRLRVLVEVNLGREPQKHGFLEEELPEALARIREMEHLSVLGLMTVPPMGPEAVVRPIFRRLSELADRYGLPERSMGMSEDFPIAVEEGATLVRVGRALFVD from the coding sequence ATGGGGCTTCCTCAGGTGCTGGAAAGCATAGCGGCCGCCTGCCGCCGCGCGGGGCGGGACCCCAAAGGGGTGCGCCTGGTGGCGGTGACCAAGGGGAGGAGCCCGGAGGAGATAAGGGAAAAGGTCCTGCGCTACGGCTCCTTTCCCTTGGGGGAAAGCCGGGTCCAGGAGGCCCTTAGCAAGATGGAACTCCTGGTGGAAGCCGAGTGGCACCTCATAGGCCCCCTGCAGCGCAACAAGGCCAGGTTCGCCCCCCGGTTTGCCCTCATCCACTCCTTGGATTCCCTGCGCCTGGCGGAGGCCTTGGAGCGGGTGGGGGAGAAGGTGGGGATGAGGCTTAGGGTCCTGGTGGAGGTGAACCTGGGCCGGGAACCCCAGAAGCACGGGTTTTTGGAGGAAGAGCTTCCCGAGGCTCTGGCCCGCATCCGGGAGATGGAGCACCTTTCGGTCTTGGGCCTCATGACCGTGCCCCCCATGGGCCCCGAGGCCGTGGTGCGCCCTATCTTCCGCCGGCTTTCGGAGCTCGCCGACCGCTATGGCCTTCCCGAGCGCTCCATGGGCATGTCCGAGGACTTTCCCATCGCCGTGGAGGAGGGGGCCACCCTGGTTAGGGTGGGCCGGGCCCTTTTTGTAGACTAA
- a CDS encoding DivIVA domain-containing protein: protein MDLTPLDIRYQEFPTGLRGYQKEAVRAYLAQVAEVLEGLVRENEDLRNQVRALEEENARLKEAEGELKRAVVAAERIARELKAQAEREAELIRKEALAAKDQVLREAAEELKRLKAETERAKQEKALFLAQFRALLQGYLDSLKRLEEDS from the coding sequence ATGGACCTAACTCCCTTGGACATTCGCTACCAGGAGTTCCCCACCGGGCTTCGGGGCTACCAGAAGGAGGCGGTCAGGGCCTACCTGGCCCAGGTGGCCGAGGTCCTGGAAGGCCTCGTCCGGGAGAACGAGGACCTTAGAAACCAGGTAAGGGCCCTTGAAGAGGAAAACGCCCGCTTGAAGGAGGCGGAAGGGGAGCTGAAGCGGGCGGTGGTGGCGGCGGAGCGCATCGCCCGCGAGCTCAAGGCCCAAGCGGAACGGGAGGCGGAGCTCATCAGGAAGGAGGCCCTGGCGGCCAAGGACCAGGTGCTAAGGGAAGCGGCGGAGGAGCTTAAGCGCCTCAAGGCGGAGACGGAGCGGGCCAAGCAGGAGAAGGCCCTCTTCCTGGCCCAGTTCAGGGCCCTTTTGCAGGGGTACCTGGACTCCCTAAAGCGCTTGGAGGAAGACTCTTGA
- a CDS encoding YdcF family protein, which translates to MREVRWAFLFLLVLAASLPPPPGPREGGYDWIVVLGAAQYGGRPSPILERRLEAALSLYQKGLAPKVAVAGGKAPGDRYSEGEVGCRYLRERGVPAEALLCEEESQNTYENLLFLKPHLSGRILVVTDAPHLPRALFLVRLLGLRAEGYPVPGQYPLSYWLREALFRFWLYLGLRPLPGGHGLKSLPPSALGSPGTPAKGP; encoded by the coding sequence CTGAGGGAGGTGCGTTGGGCCTTTCTTTTCCTCCTTGTCCTCGCCGCCTCCCTTCCGCCACCGCCGGGCCCTAGGGAAGGGGGTTACGACTGGATCGTGGTCCTGGGAGCCGCCCAGTATGGGGGGAGGCCTTCCCCCATCCTGGAAAGGCGCCTCGAGGCCGCCTTATCCCTATACCAAAAGGGCCTGGCCCCCAAGGTGGCGGTGGCGGGAGGCAAGGCCCCAGGGGACCGTTACAGCGAAGGAGAGGTGGGTTGCCGCTACCTGCGGGAGAGGGGCGTGCCAGCTGAGGCCCTGCTTTGCGAGGAAGAAAGCCAAAACACCTACGAGAACCTCCTTTTCCTCAAGCCCCACCTATCCGGACGCATCCTTGTGGTCACCGACGCCCCCCACCTGCCCCGGGCCCTCTTCCTGGTCCGGCTCCTGGGCCTGCGGGCGGAGGGCTACCCGGTTCCCGGGCAATACCCGCTATCCTACTGGCTGCGGGAAGCCCTCTTTCGCTTTTGGCTTTACCTGGGCCTAAGGCCCTTGCCCGGAGGACACGGCCTCAAGAGTCTTCCTCCAAGCGCTTTAGGGAGTCCAGGTACCCCTGCAAAAGGGCCCTGA
- the hflX gene encoding GTPase HflX — translation MEKIFGKTEGLKKSELKRLSNLYRRRIPKEKVLTPELAQALAGLSQEIKRPISLLLDREGRVVRVGVGDAKDLPIPEGAKGERRLSGFRLLHTHLAKGGLSRPDLTVLFLNRLDSLAALEVEDARPTTLHLAFLAPPRSQEEDWRILPPRPYFQYLEFDHLKEVEALEEELSRQARVRELEDGSGERAILVGIDRGEGPEAEAYLSELAELTRTAGGVPVKKVLVYRPHLDPRYLVGLGKLEELKSLAYHENASTLIFGLELTPAQAREIEKATGLKVLDRTQLILDIFALHAKTPEAKAQVELAQLRYLLPRLVGKGKELSRLGGGIGTRGPGETKLEVDRRRLQERITHLSHKLQEYTRRREEARRQRKRRGVPLVAVVGYTNAGKTTLLQALARGGEPGEDKLFATLRPLTRRGFLPGVGEVLFTDTVGFIRQMPKELLTAFRATLEEVREADLLVHVLDASEEGALARYRVVEELLAELGVEAPRVLALSKADRAAPYDLFYLRERLGGIPVSALKGTGLLQLKEALAEGLLKVGVRPQAWAQAPQYT, via the coding sequence TTGGAGAAGATCTTCGGCAAGACGGAAGGGCTCAAGAAGAGCGAGCTCAAGAGGCTTTCCAACCTGTACCGCAGGCGGATACCCAAGGAAAAGGTCCTCACCCCCGAGCTGGCCCAGGCCCTGGCTGGGCTTTCCCAGGAGATCAAGAGGCCCATCAGCCTTCTTTTGGACCGGGAGGGCCGGGTGGTGCGGGTGGGGGTGGGGGATGCCAAGGACCTGCCCATCCCCGAGGGGGCCAAGGGGGAGAGGCGGCTATCGGGCTTCCGCCTCCTCCACACCCACCTGGCCAAGGGAGGGCTTTCCCGCCCGGACCTTACCGTGCTCTTTCTAAACCGGCTGGATAGCCTGGCGGCCCTGGAGGTGGAAGACGCCAGGCCCACCACCTTGCACCTGGCCTTCCTGGCCCCGCCCCGCTCCCAGGAGGAGGACTGGCGCATCCTGCCCCCCAGGCCCTACTTCCAGTACCTGGAGTTTGACCATCTGAAGGAGGTGGAGGCCCTGGAGGAGGAGCTTTCCCGCCAGGCCCGGGTGCGGGAGCTGGAGGATGGAAGCGGGGAGCGGGCCATCCTGGTGGGCATAGACCGGGGGGAGGGCCCCGAGGCGGAGGCCTACCTTTCCGAGCTGGCGGAGCTCACCCGCACCGCGGGGGGGGTGCCGGTGAAGAAGGTGCTGGTCTACCGTCCCCACCTGGACCCCCGGTATTTGGTGGGGCTAGGGAAGCTGGAGGAGCTAAAAAGCCTGGCTTACCACGAGAACGCCTCCACCCTCATCTTTGGCCTGGAGCTCACCCCTGCCCAGGCCCGTGAGATTGAGAAGGCCACGGGGCTTAAGGTCCTGGACCGTACCCAGCTCATCCTGGACATCTTTGCCCTGCACGCCAAAACCCCCGAGGCCAAGGCCCAGGTGGAGCTGGCCCAGCTAAGGTACCTCCTCCCCCGCCTGGTGGGGAAGGGCAAGGAGCTGAGCCGCTTAGGGGGTGGGATCGGCACCCGGGGCCCCGGGGAGACCAAGCTGGAGGTGGACCGGAGGAGGCTCCAGGAGCGGATCACCCACCTGAGCCACAAGCTCCAGGAGTACACCCGGCGCCGGGAGGAGGCGAGGAGGCAAAGGAAGCGCCGGGGGGTGCCCCTGGTGGCCGTGGTGGGCTATACCAACGCCGGCAAGACCACCCTCCTCCAGGCCCTGGCCCGGGGCGGGGAGCCAGGGGAGGACAAGCTCTTCGCCACCCTTAGGCCCCTTACCCGCAGGGGCTTCCTGCCGGGGGTGGGGGAGGTGCTCTTCACCGACACCGTGGGCTTCATCCGCCAGATGCCCAAGGAGCTCCTCACCGCCTTCCGGGCCACCCTCGAGGAGGTAAGGGAAGCGGACCTTCTGGTCCATGTCCTGGATGCCTCGGAGGAGGGGGCCTTGGCCCGGTACCGGGTGGTGGAGGAGCTCTTGGCGGAGCTCGGGGTGGAGGCCCCTAGGGTTTTGGCCCTCTCCAAGGCGGACCGGGCAGCCCCCTACGACCTCTTCTACTTGCGGGAAAGGCTGGGCGGGATTCCCGTTTCCGCCCTGAAGGGCACGGGGCTTTTGCAGCTGAAAGAGGCCCTGGCCGAGGGCCTTCTGAAGGTGGGCGTGCGGCCCCAGGCCTGGGCCCAGGCCCCTCAGTACACGTAA
- a CDS encoding acylphosphatase, giving the protein MPRLVALVKGRVQGVGYRAFAQKKALELGLSGYAENLPDGRVEVVAEGPKEDLLAFLHHLKQGPRLARVEEVEVGWAEETGLKGFYVY; this is encoded by the coding sequence ATGCCGCGTCTGGTAGCCTTGGTGAAGGGCAGGGTACAGGGGGTGGGGTACCGGGCCTTCGCCCAGAAGAAGGCCTTGGAGCTGGGCCTTTCCGGTTACGCGGAAAACCTCCCCGACGGCCGGGTGGAGGTGGTGGCGGAAGGCCCTAAGGAGGACCTCCTCGCCTTCCTCCACCACCTGAAGCAAGGCCCCCGCTTGGCTCGGGTGGAGGAGGTGGAGGTAGGGTGGGCCGAGGAAACCGGCCTTAAGGGCTTTTACGTGTACTGA